The proteins below come from a single Gimesia alba genomic window:
- a CDS encoding aldehyde dehydrogenase family protein: protein MSTTTASELYPEVKAFLEGGPLKGIVGGNEVEANSGETFVTSDPGSGKQLAEVFSFQAADIDMAVDVADAAFRKTGWAQLPQNERSALLHRLADAVEKHKPMIAQLESLDAGKIEAQAQGDVQNFVDTMRYFADLAQHVQRRSVLAVPNHEAWTVRQPYGACGFIFPWNFPFLLIGWGIAPALAAGNTVVIKPAEDTPMSAIYLARLAKEVGIPDGVINVVPGLGSVAGAALSANPKLKRMSFTGSPEVGRLVAESCGRNLVPVKLELGGKGAAVLFNDIDIPDTAEKLVNAITFHTGQVCCDATRWLVHKDIYDEFVNECVGRLKKVQVGYQLNDASQMGPVVNEKQHKRVLSYLEKGQAEGAECLLEGGAAKVEGYNGYYVKPALLAGSLDNVAAREEIFGPVAYLAPFETEAQAIEMTNATDYGLANSVWTSDLSRAARVAEAMCAGNSWINAHNVFAHGVPYAGINKSGMGGGVLSVETLFDYWRSLSVVRPL from the coding sequence ATGTCAACAACTACAGCCAGTGAACTGTATCCCGAAGTCAAAGCCTTTCTCGAAGGGGGGCCATTGAAAGGTATTGTCGGGGGAAACGAAGTCGAAGCGAACAGCGGTGAGACGTTCGTCACATCCGATCCGGGATCGGGAAAACAACTGGCCGAAGTCTTCAGCTTCCAGGCTGCTGATATTGATATGGCCGTCGATGTCGCGGATGCCGCATTCCGCAAAACCGGCTGGGCCCAATTGCCGCAGAACGAACGCAGTGCGCTGCTGCATCGTCTGGCGGATGCCGTCGAAAAGCACAAACCGATGATCGCTCAACTCGAATCGCTGGACGCCGGGAAAATCGAAGCACAGGCACAAGGCGATGTGCAGAACTTTGTGGATACGATGCGTTACTTCGCCGACCTGGCTCAACACGTTCAACGTCGTTCCGTTCTGGCTGTTCCCAATCACGAAGCCTGGACCGTGCGTCAGCCTTACGGTGCCTGCGGCTTCATCTTCCCCTGGAACTTCCCGTTTCTGCTGATCGGCTGGGGTATCGCACCTGCTTTGGCAGCGGGAAATACAGTCGTCATTAAACCGGCGGAAGATACGCCGATGTCCGCCATTTATCTGGCACGACTGGCCAAAGAAGTCGGCATTCCCGATGGTGTCATTAACGTCGTTCCCGGACTCGGTTCAGTCGCGGGAGCCGCACTGTCTGCCAATCCTAAACTCAAACGCATGTCCTTCACCGGCTCTCCCGAAGTGGGGCGTCTGGTTGCAGAATCCTGCGGCCGTAATCTGGTGCCGGTCAAACTGGAACTGGGTGGCAAGGGGGCTGCCGTTCTCTTTAATGATATCGACATTCCTGATACGGCAGAAAAACTGGTGAATGCGATTACCTTCCACACCGGTCAGGTCTGTTGTGATGCCACCCGTTGGCTGGTTCACAAAGATATCTACGATGAATTCGTCAATGAATGTGTCGGGCGTCTGAAAAAAGTCCAGGTCGGGTATCAGCTGAATGATGCTTCGCAGATGGGGCCCGTAGTGAATGAAAAGCAACACAAGCGCGTGCTTTCGTATCTGGAAAAAGGGCAGGCCGAAGGGGCCGAGTGTCTACTCGAAGGGGGAGCTGCGAAAGTCGAAGGCTACAATGGTTACTACGTGAAGCCGGCGCTCTTGGCGGGCTCACTGGACAATGTCGCGGCCCGCGAAGAAATTTTCGGCCCCGTCGCGTATCTGGCGCCGTTCGAAACCGAAGCGCAGGCAATCGAGATGACCAACGCAACCGACTACGGTCTGGCGAACAGCGTCTGGACGTCTGACCTGAGCCGCGCGGCTCGCGTCGCGGAAGCTATGTGTGCCGGCAATAGCTGGATCAATGCACACAATGTCTTCGCTCACGGCGTGCCTTATGCCGGCATCAATAAGAGCGGCATGGGTGGCGGCGTGTTGTCTGTCGAAACCCTGTTCGACTACTGGCGTAGCCTGTCGGTCGTACGTCCTCTGTAA
- a CDS encoding serine/threonine-protein kinase, whose protein sequence is MTNQDSTQSGHLAELEKQYQDLLNNNFLQWNNRRTFSRCLGVGGQGVVYLSAREGADGFNIPVALKLFSPKRYDNCRAYQNEMGRLSQVAARVARVQENHLVAVQNFVKRKQIYIMEMEWVDGYDLRSLLTPATFKQIREQVTLRRWKNINNNVFTKGVQQPRLKPGIAVAILRECLAALAALHRNDIIHCDMKPANIMLKRSGNAKIIDIGSAIDLNNLPSIQPCTPTYAAPEVLSGERATPQSDLASLGYILIEVITGFQPFANLKYAQLIKAKQNILQQLPQWFPDEEFALSEPLMKLIHRLVHPNPAERFASAEAADLGEDGAAEFHRLLVKSDLPSDYENELRLWIEEVETDYFDEGKFPADPDTTVFTTRVWQEQDQDELSAES, encoded by the coding sequence TTGACGAACCAAGACTCAACACAATCAGGTCATCTGGCAGAATTAGAGAAGCAATACCAGGATTTGCTCAATAATAATTTTCTGCAATGGAACAACCGCCGGACGTTTTCACGTTGTCTGGGTGTCGGAGGTCAAGGGGTTGTCTACTTGAGTGCGCGCGAAGGTGCCGATGGCTTCAATATTCCGGTCGCACTCAAACTCTTTTCTCCAAAACGCTATGACAACTGTCGTGCTTATCAAAACGAAATGGGCCGGCTGTCTCAGGTCGCCGCCCGTGTAGCACGGGTTCAGGAAAATCACTTGGTCGCTGTACAGAATTTTGTAAAGCGGAAGCAGATCTACATTATGGAAATGGAGTGGGTCGACGGCTATGACTTGCGCAGTTTGCTCACACCGGCCACATTCAAACAGATTCGTGAACAGGTAACGCTGCGTCGCTGGAAGAACATCAATAACAATGTTTTTACCAAGGGCGTACAACAGCCCCGTTTGAAACCGGGCATTGCCGTCGCCATTCTTCGCGAGTGTCTGGCTGCTCTGGCAGCGTTACATCGCAACGATATTATTCACTGCGATATGAAACCCGCCAACATCATGCTCAAACGCAGCGGGAATGCCAAAATTATTGATATCGGATCGGCCATCGATTTGAATAACCTGCCGTCCATTCAACCCTGCACGCCCACCTATGCTGCACCGGAAGTGCTTTCAGGTGAACGGGCCACCCCGCAGTCCGACCTTGCCAGTCTGGGGTACATTCTGATTGAAGTCATCACCGGATTTCAGCCGTTTGCGAATTTGAAATATGCTCAGTTGATTAAAGCCAAACAGAATATCCTGCAGCAGCTTCCCCAGTGGTTTCCCGACGAAGAATTCGCGCTAAGCGAACCTTTAATGAAACTGATTCATCGCCTGGTGCATCCCAACCCTGCCGAGCGTTTTGCCAGTGCCGAAGCCGCTGACCTGGGCGAAGACGGTGCTGCCGAATTCCATCGTTTACTCGTGAAGAGCGATCTTCCCAGTGATTACGAGAATGAATTGCGGCTCTGGATTGAAGAAGTCGAGACCGACTATTTTGATGAAGGAAAATTTCCGGCCGACCCCGATACGACCGTGTTCACTACACGTGTCTGGCAGGAGCAGGATCAGGATGAATTGTCTGCGGAATCCTGA
- a CDS encoding SGNH/GDSL hydrolase family protein, translated as MKKRLTLFLLLFIFVASTSVPAAPPTFELKSGDRIIFLGNTMIERAQKFGSWESLFLRSFPKAKLSFRNLGWSADTVWSDSRGIFDPPAVGYQRMLKQVKDLKPNVILLGYGGNEAFAGEQGLPAFQKQLNQLITDLKPTGAKLILVSPHRYENAGHPLPDPAKHNRDLQLYADLLQETAAAGNHYYVDLYSELILEPAGKPGLKLTTNGIHLTKAGYQKAAELIAADLDLKPITLSPSVEQEVSQLTFDKNREYFYNWRPQNITYLLGFRKHEQGQNAKELPQFIPLIEEKEATIHRLVSTQ; from the coding sequence GTGAAAAAGCGTCTCACCTTATTTCTGCTTCTGTTTATTTTCGTCGCTTCGACTTCCGTCCCTGCTGCCCCGCCGACATTCGAATTAAAGTCGGGTGATCGGATTATCTTTCTGGGCAATACCATGATCGAACGGGCACAAAAGTTCGGAAGTTGGGAAAGCCTCTTTTTGCGAAGTTTTCCGAAAGCAAAACTCTCGTTCCGAAACCTGGGATGGAGTGCAGATACCGTCTGGTCTGACTCACGTGGCATTTTTGATCCCCCGGCTGTCGGTTATCAGCGGATGCTCAAACAAGTCAAAGATTTGAAACCGAATGTGATTCTGCTGGGCTATGGAGGCAACGAAGCATTTGCCGGCGAACAGGGCTTACCCGCCTTTCAAAAACAGTTGAATCAACTCATCACGGATTTGAAGCCAACCGGCGCCAAGCTGATTCTGGTCTCGCCGCATCGTTACGAAAATGCTGGCCACCCACTGCCGGACCCTGCCAAACACAATCGGGATCTACAGCTCTACGCTGACCTGTTGCAGGAGACCGCCGCCGCAGGAAATCATTATTATGTCGACCTGTACTCTGAGCTCATCCTGGAACCTGCCGGCAAGCCCGGACTCAAGCTGACGACCAACGGGATTCACTTGACCAAAGCCGGCTATCAGAAAGCGGCTGAATTGATTGCCGCCGATCTCGACTTAAAACCGATTACATTATCTCCTTCTGTTGAGCAGGAAGTGAGTCAGTTAACATTCGATAAAAACCGTGAGTACTTTTACAACTGGCGACCGCAGAATATTACTTATCTGCTGGGCTTCCGCAAACATGAGCAAGGCCAGAATGCCAAAGAACTGCCTCAGTTCATTCCGCTGATTGAAGAAAAAGAGGCGACCATCCATCGTCTGGTTTCCACTCAGTAA
- a CDS encoding PVC-type heme-binding CxxCH protein, with protein sequence MINQAALPLKRIISGSLSLLCLLSSSTLWAQRDLTDIPPADPELERKSFKVAEGFEVNLYAADPQIAKPIQMNFDAQGRLWIAASEIYPHIKPGEKANDKILVVEDKDGDGTADKTTVFADGLLIPTAVMPGDGGAYVGNSTELLHLKDTDGDGKADVRKTVLAGFGTEDTHHILHTLRWGPGGHLYFNQSIYIHSHIETPHGVRRLNGGGIWKYRPETMDLEVVMRGMVNSWGHHFDRWGQSFATDGAYGHGINYTFPGAAFVTAVGMDRILKGLNLGSPKHCGLEILSGRHLPDDWQGNMITNDFRGHRVCRFVVSENEAGYVSREQVEVIKTDHVAFRPIDVKMGPDGAIYIADWYNPIIQHGEVDFRDPRRDHTHGRIWRVTYKGKPTLPRPKLVDATNQELLDALKVPEEWTRQNAKNVLRERGQAKVEQDLETWVSNLDPKDPQFEHNQLEALWVAQCINSVQPELLQSCLKSKDGRARAAAIRVARHWKDKLPNTYELIAPLAGDTHPRVRLEAVRALSLYDRPTVLTDALQALDQPVDEYLDYALWLTTRETKSIWLPQVLEGTSSLQKTPKKLLFALTAVNSPEVAPVITKLIKTGQIPDSELQTSLNLIAKFGNANDLQQLFALALKTDTKPAQQAAILRTLSQAFQARKVRPTGDLSSLQQLFSSKNLSVQQAAIDCAGLWKIEALQGPIRNLAQSDQTKLALRKSCFFALARFGGVENQDVLENLSIDGDSQDLRIASVAALAEMNLKLAAKQTVSLMKEITASDQLSALSNIFLQRKGGAGVLVNALKGKQIAKDAAIQLERLIQSTGRSNPNLAKAIAVAGGLSSSGAPKPVKLSPKEMAEIVNAVKTNGDAHRGEAIFRREDLSCLKCHAIGGAGGKVGPDIISLGGSAQLDYIVDSLLDPNKAVKENYNAVTVITDQGKVFSGVLVRRTDSQLVLRDVNDKIMNVPLDQIDEEVPAASLMPVGLLDKLTQQELIDLVRFLSELGKTEAYTVGKDRVVRRWRVMKGTPEAMHAIRRTRHATAATENPAFVWEPAYSRVDGSLPVRSFDEIGKLHISNRAKGAAFVRCELEATSPGKTILKFDSVDGLKMWIGEKPVVLKPETELELTKGKHRLTFSIDLTPERDVLRLELLDVKESPAQVSIVNGK encoded by the coding sequence GTGATAAATCAAGCCGCTCTTCCTCTGAAACGTATTATTTCCGGTTCACTTTCACTGCTCTGTCTGTTGAGCAGTTCCACTCTCTGGGCACAGCGTGATTTGACTGATATTCCTCCTGCCGATCCCGAACTCGAACGGAAGTCGTTCAAGGTGGCAGAGGGTTTCGAAGTCAACCTGTATGCGGCTGACCCCCAAATCGCCAAGCCGATTCAGATGAACTTTGACGCGCAAGGCCGACTCTGGATTGCCGCATCGGAAATTTATCCGCATATCAAGCCGGGTGAAAAAGCCAACGATAAAATTCTGGTCGTCGAAGATAAAGACGGAGACGGCACCGCAGACAAAACCACGGTCTTCGCAGACGGCCTGTTGATTCCAACCGCAGTGATGCCCGGCGATGGTGGTGCCTATGTCGGAAACAGTACAGAACTTTTACACCTGAAAGATACGGACGGCGACGGTAAAGCAGACGTTCGCAAGACGGTACTCGCCGGGTTCGGAACCGAAGACACGCATCATATTCTGCACACACTCCGCTGGGGACCGGGGGGACACCTTTACTTCAATCAGTCAATTTATATTCACAGCCACATCGAAACGCCGCACGGCGTCCGTCGTTTAAACGGGGGTGGCATCTGGAAATATCGTCCCGAAACGATGGACCTCGAAGTCGTCATGCGCGGCATGGTGAATAGTTGGGGCCATCACTTTGATCGTTGGGGCCAGTCCTTCGCCACTGATGGTGCCTACGGGCACGGAATCAATTACACCTTCCCCGGCGCTGCTTTTGTGACGGCGGTCGGCATGGATCGCATTCTGAAAGGATTGAATCTCGGCAGTCCCAAACATTGTGGCCTGGAAATTCTCAGCGGTCGCCATCTGCCCGATGACTGGCAGGGGAATATGATCACAAACGATTTCCGCGGCCATCGCGTTTGCCGCTTTGTGGTATCGGAAAATGAAGCCGGTTATGTTTCTCGCGAACAGGTCGAAGTCATTAAAACCGACCACGTCGCATTTCGACCGATTGATGTCAAGATGGGGCCCGACGGTGCGATCTATATTGCCGACTGGTACAATCCCATCATTCAGCACGGCGAAGTTGATTTCCGCGATCCCCGCCGCGACCATACGCATGGTCGCATCTGGCGCGTGACTTATAAAGGAAAACCAACACTGCCCCGACCAAAGCTGGTTGATGCCACCAATCAGGAATTGTTGGATGCATTGAAAGTACCAGAAGAGTGGACCCGTCAAAACGCGAAAAATGTTCTGCGGGAACGGGGACAGGCGAAAGTTGAACAGGATCTGGAAACCTGGGTGAGCAATCTCGACCCTAAGGACCCGCAATTCGAACACAATCAACTCGAAGCCCTCTGGGTGGCACAATGTATTAACAGTGTGCAGCCTGAACTGCTGCAGAGTTGCCTGAAATCAAAAGACGGCAGAGCCCGCGCCGCCGCGATCCGCGTCGCACGGCACTGGAAGGATAAACTTCCCAACACCTATGAGCTAATCGCACCGCTCGCCGGTGATACGCATCCCCGAGTGCGTCTGGAAGCGGTCCGAGCACTTTCGCTCTATGATCGACCGACTGTCTTGACTGATGCATTGCAGGCTCTCGATCAGCCCGTTGATGAATATCTGGACTACGCACTCTGGCTGACCACGCGCGAAACAAAATCGATCTGGCTGCCTCAAGTACTGGAAGGCACGTCTTCACTGCAAAAAACACCGAAGAAACTGTTGTTCGCATTGACTGCCGTCAATTCGCCTGAAGTGGCACCGGTGATTACTAAACTGATCAAAACCGGACAGATCCCTGATAGCGAACTGCAAACCAGCCTGAATCTGATCGCCAAATTTGGTAACGCCAATGATTTGCAGCAACTGTTTGCACTCGCCTTGAAAACCGATACCAAACCGGCTCAACAGGCCGCTATTCTGCGGACGCTGTCGCAGGCGTTTCAAGCGAGAAAAGTGCGACCGACGGGTGACTTGAGTTCACTGCAACAGCTGTTTTCTTCGAAAAATCTGTCTGTACAACAGGCGGCCATCGATTGTGCCGGGCTCTGGAAAATCGAAGCATTGCAGGGACCCATTCGTAATCTGGCACAATCAGATCAGACCAAATTAGCGCTGCGAAAATCGTGTTTCTTTGCATTAGCCCGCTTTGGCGGCGTAGAGAATCAGGATGTTCTCGAGAATCTGAGTATTGACGGTGATTCACAAGATCTTCGCATCGCATCTGTTGCCGCACTGGCAGAGATGAATCTGAAACTCGCAGCCAAGCAAACGGTGAGCTTGATGAAAGAGATCACCGCATCAGATCAGCTTTCCGCGCTGTCGAATATCTTCCTGCAGCGTAAAGGGGGCGCAGGAGTGCTCGTCAACGCACTCAAAGGGAAGCAGATCGCGAAAGACGCCGCCATTCAACTGGAACGATTGATTCAATCAACCGGACGATCCAACCCTAATCTCGCCAAAGCAATCGCCGTTGCCGGTGGTTTATCCAGCAGTGGTGCTCCAAAACCAGTGAAACTCTCTCCGAAAGAGATGGCCGAGATCGTCAATGCCGTCAAAACCAATGGGGACGCCCATCGTGGCGAAGCCATCTTCCGCCGTGAAGATCTATCCTGCCTTAAATGTCATGCCATTGGGGGCGCCGGCGGCAAAGTCGGTCCCGACATTATCAGTCTGGGTGGCAGTGCGCAGCTGGATTACATCGTAGATTCCCTGTTAGACCCGAACAAAGCCGTCAAAGAAAATTATAATGCAGTGACTGTGATTACCGATCAGGGGAAGGTATTCTCCGGGGTTTTGGTGCGTCGCACCGACAGCCAGCTGGTTCTGCGAGATGTGAATGATAAGATCATGAATGTTCCACTGGATCAGATTGACGAAGAAGTCCCAGCTGCCTCACTGATGCCGGTTGGGTTGCTCGACAAACTGACTCAGCAGGAACTGATCGACCTGGTTCGCTTCCTGTCAGAGCTTGGTAAAACGGAAGCTTATACCGTAGGCAAAGATCGTGTCGTACGTCGCTGGCGCGTGATGAAAGGGACGCCGGAAGCCATGCATGCCATCCGCCGTACCCGACATGCAACCGCTGCCACGGAAAACCCTGCGTTTGTCTGGGAGCCTGCATACAGCCGCGTGGACGGCAGTCTCCCGGTTCGATCTTTCGACGAGATTGGAAAACTGCACATTTCCAATCGTGCCAAGGGTGCTGCATTTGTGCGTTGTGAACTGGAAGCGACTTCGCCTGGCAAAACGATTCTGAAATTCGATTCGGTCGATGGTCTCAAAATGTGGATCGGCGAAAAACCGGTGGTCCTCAAACCGGAGACCGAACTGGAACTCACCAAAGGCAAGCACCGGTTAACCTTCTCGATTGACCTGACTCCCGAACGGGATGTGCTGCGGCTGGAACTGCTGGACGTAAAAGAGTCACCAGCCCAGGTGTCGATTGTAAACGGGAAGTAA